Proteins co-encoded in one Microbacterium hydrocarbonoxydans genomic window:
- the hemQ gene encoding hydrogen peroxide-dependent heme synthase, translating into MSDEREENPSGFTLWAVWRRNPDVPVTESDSTELETIVFYIEDSGVSVRGFYDVSGLKADADLMVWLHGDTAEELQKALRRLRRTELLRSLLPVWNAMGVHRDAEFNRAHVPGFLRGVEPKDWLCLYPFVRTPEWYLAPEEERRKMLADHGRKGAAFTGVIANTVASFALGDYEWLLPLEADDVTELVDLMRDLRYTDARLFVKEEIPFYTGRRLRFDEIADVLQ; encoded by the coding sequence ATGTCCGATGAGCGCGAAGAGAACCCGTCCGGCTTCACCCTGTGGGCCGTGTGGCGACGAAACCCCGACGTTCCGGTCACCGAGTCCGACTCGACCGAGCTCGAGACGATCGTCTTCTACATCGAGGACTCCGGTGTCTCGGTCCGCGGGTTCTATGACGTCTCCGGCCTGAAGGCCGATGCCGACCTCATGGTCTGGCTGCACGGCGACACGGCGGAGGAGCTGCAGAAGGCGCTGCGTCGCCTGCGTCGCACCGAGCTGCTGCGCTCCCTGCTTCCGGTCTGGAACGCGATGGGCGTGCACCGCGACGCGGAGTTCAACCGCGCACACGTGCCTGGATTCCTCCGCGGTGTCGAGCCCAAGGACTGGCTCTGCCTCTACCCGTTCGTGCGCACGCCCGAGTGGTACCTCGCGCCCGAGGAGGAGCGTCGCAAGATGCTCGCCGACCACGGACGCAAGGGCGCGGCCTTCACGGGAGTCATCGCGAACACGGTGGCCTCGTTCGCGCTGGGCGACTACGAATGGCTCCTTCCGCTCGAGGCCGACGACGTCACCGAGCTGGTCGACCTGATGCGCGACCTGCGCTACACCGACGCGCGTCTGTTCGTGAAGGAGGAGATCCCCTTCTACACGGGGCGTCGTCTCCGCTTCGACGAGATCGCGGACGTGCTGCAGTAG
- the hemC gene encoding hydroxymethylbilane synthase has product MNTSTPIRLGTRRSALAQAQSGHVAAALEKVSGRRVELVPITSEGDTNRASLSEIGGQGIFATRLREALLAGECDFLVHSLKDLPTAIPAGLVIAATPTREDARDVVITRDGTALHDLGSGSTVGTGSPRRIAQVRRRAPHAEVVDIRGNVDSRLQRVATGDLDAVILAAAGLSRLASDFPMHREELGLAEWPTAPGQGSLAVETREDASDELLAALAELDDADTRLAVTVERAVLEGLDAGCQAPMAAHASFEGGEIRVRTVVYAPDGGRRIGLDVTEVLNGEYIQRNGSGNGADAADGAVPMRAARELGLSVARRLLDQGAADLVSREHSS; this is encoded by the coding sequence ATGAACACGTCCACCCCGATCCGGTTGGGCACACGGCGCAGTGCGCTCGCCCAGGCTCAGTCGGGCCATGTCGCGGCCGCTCTCGAGAAGGTGTCAGGACGCCGCGTCGAACTCGTCCCGATCACGAGCGAGGGCGACACCAACCGCGCCTCTCTCTCGGAGATCGGCGGCCAGGGCATCTTCGCGACGCGATTGCGGGAGGCGCTGCTGGCGGGGGAGTGCGACTTCCTCGTGCACTCGCTCAAGGATCTCCCGACCGCGATCCCGGCAGGGCTCGTGATCGCGGCGACGCCGACCCGGGAGGATGCCCGCGACGTCGTGATCACCCGCGACGGCACTGCGCTTCACGACTTGGGCAGCGGCAGCACCGTCGGCACCGGATCACCGCGGCGCATCGCGCAGGTGCGTCGTCGGGCGCCCCATGCCGAGGTCGTCGACATCCGCGGCAACGTCGACTCGCGGCTGCAGCGCGTGGCGACCGGAGACCTCGATGCGGTGATCCTCGCGGCGGCCGGTCTGTCGCGTCTCGCGTCCGACTTCCCGATGCATCGGGAGGAGCTGGGCCTTGCGGAATGGCCGACCGCCCCGGGGCAGGGATCGTTGGCTGTCGAAACTCGCGAAGACGCCTCGGACGAGCTGCTCGCAGCGCTCGCTGAACTGGACGACGCCGACACGCGACTGGCTGTCACCGTCGAGCGTGCGGTGCTCGAGGGGCTCGACGCCGGATGCCAGGCGCCGATGGCTGCACACGCCTCTTTCGAGGGCGGAGAGATCCGCGTCAGGACGGTCGTCTACGCCCCTGATGGGGGTCGGAGGATCGGGCTCGACGTCACAGAGGTGCTGAACGGGGAGTATATTCAACGGAACGGCAGTGGCAATGGAGCGGATGCTGCCGATGGTGCAGTCCCGATGCGCGCGGCTCGCGAGCTCGGGTTGAGTGTTGCCCGTCGGCTGCTCGATCAAGGGGCGGCTGACCTTGTTTCCCGAGAGCATTCCTCATGA
- a CDS encoding uroporphyrinogen-III synthase yields MTNSKQDRPLDGWRILVPRGGPWGDGVAASLRDRGAVPVVAPLINFAPTTDQAALDTALRRLAGGEYDWLTVTSATTVDVMFAHRAIVPRSTRIAAVGETTAAALQAVGYEVALVPEEDNSAAGMAEQLIALETQERRRILALRSEIAKPVLSVLLQEAGHDVDSVVAYRTVGVPVTDRIKRDVENGRINAILITSGSVAEQVREQFPHIPDETLLAAIGPRTAKDADRAGLPITVVADRQTVDALIDAVSGFTLPHSSDELAP; encoded by the coding sequence ATGACGAATTCGAAGCAGGACCGGCCGTTGGACGGCTGGCGGATCCTGGTACCGCGCGGTGGCCCGTGGGGTGACGGGGTGGCCGCGAGCCTCCGCGACCGCGGAGCGGTGCCGGTCGTCGCGCCGCTGATCAACTTCGCGCCCACCACCGATCAGGCGGCGCTCGACACCGCGCTGCGGCGTCTCGCCGGCGGCGAGTACGACTGGCTGACCGTCACGAGCGCGACCACGGTCGACGTGATGTTCGCGCACCGTGCGATCGTTCCGCGCTCCACCAGGATCGCGGCGGTCGGCGAGACCACCGCGGCCGCGTTGCAGGCCGTGGGCTACGAGGTCGCGCTGGTGCCCGAGGAAGACAACTCGGCGGCGGGCATGGCCGAGCAGCTCATCGCGCTCGAGACGCAGGAGCGTCGCCGCATCCTCGCTCTGCGCAGTGAGATCGCCAAGCCCGTGCTGAGCGTGCTCCTGCAGGAGGCCGGGCACGATGTCGACAGCGTCGTGGCCTATCGCACAGTGGGTGTACCGGTGACCGATCGCATCAAGCGCGATGTCGAGAACGGCCGCATCAACGCGATCCTCATCACCAGCGGCTCGGTGGCCGAACAGGTGCGCGAGCAGTTCCCGCACATCCCCGACGAGACTCTGCTGGCCGCGATCGGCCCCCGCACGGCCAAGGACGCCGACCGGGCAGGACTCCCGATCACGGTCGTGGCCGACCGGCAGACGGTCGACGCCCTGATCGACGCGGTCTCGGGCTTCACCCTTCCGCACTCGTCTGACGAGTTGGCGCCATGA
- the hemB gene encoding porphobilinogen synthase: protein MSFPEVRLRRLRQSPAVRGLVRETSLEPRNLVLPLFVREGLSEAAPIGSMPGVAQHSLDSLRAAAVDAAEAGVGGVMLFGVPAVRDAQGSGADDPKGILNVATEVLAAEVGDALVVQTDLCLDEFTDHGHCGVLAADGSVDNDATLVRYASMALAQARAGSQLLGLSGMMDGQVAVIRAALDAEGFTDTLLLAYAAKYASAFYGPFREAVDSQLKGDRRTYQLDPGNRREGVREAVVDEQEGADIVMVKPAMAFLDVLREVRDTVDIPVWAYQVSGEYAMIEAAAANGWIDRRASILESLLSIRRAGADVVLTYWATEAARWLRG, encoded by the coding sequence ATGAGCTTCCCCGAGGTGCGACTGCGCCGGTTGCGTCAGTCTCCCGCCGTCCGCGGACTGGTGCGAGAGACGTCGCTCGAGCCCCGCAACCTCGTTCTTCCGCTCTTCGTCCGCGAAGGGCTCTCCGAGGCGGCGCCGATCGGCTCGATGCCCGGTGTCGCACAGCACTCGCTCGATTCGCTGCGAGCTGCCGCGGTCGACGCGGCCGAGGCCGGCGTCGGCGGCGTGATGCTGTTCGGAGTGCCCGCCGTGCGCGACGCGCAGGGCTCGGGCGCCGACGATCCGAAGGGCATCCTGAACGTCGCGACCGAAGTTCTCGCCGCCGAGGTCGGCGATGCGCTGGTCGTGCAGACGGATCTGTGCCTCGACGAGTTCACCGACCACGGGCACTGCGGCGTCCTCGCCGCCGACGGGTCGGTCGACAACGATGCCACCCTCGTGCGGTACGCGTCGATGGCGCTCGCGCAGGCGCGGGCCGGATCGCAGCTGCTCGGTCTCTCGGGCATGATGGACGGTCAGGTCGCGGTGATCCGCGCGGCGCTCGACGCCGAGGGTTTCACCGACACTCTGCTGCTCGCCTATGCGGCCAAGTACGCGAGTGCGTTCTACGGGCCCTTCCGCGAGGCGGTCGATTCTCAGCTCAAGGGCGATCGGCGCACGTATCAGCTCGACCCGGGCAACCGACGTGAGGGCGTGCGTGAAGCCGTCGTCGACGAGCAGGAGGGCGCCGACATCGTCATGGTCAAGCCGGCGATGGCGTTCCTCGACGTGCTGCGTGAGGTGCGCGACACCGTCGACATCCCTGTCTGGGCGTACCAGGTGTCGGGGGAGTACGCGATGATCGAGGCGGCCGCGGCGAACGGCTGGATCGACCGCCGAGCCTCGATCCTGGAGTCGCTGCTGTCGATCCGCCGTGCCGGCGCCGACGTCGTGCTCACCTACTGGGCGACCGAAGCCGCCCGCTGGCTGCGCGGCTGA
- a CDS encoding glutamate-1-semialdehyde 2,1-aminomutase, whose product MTDRNDDLFSAARAVIPGGVNSPVRAYGSVGGTPRFLASARGATVTDAEGTEYVDLVASWGPALLGHAHPEIVAAVQDAAGRGLSFGAPTEGEVELAALIADRVRFGEVRPIDRVRLVSTGTEATMTAIRLARGATGRDLLVKFAGHYHGHSDGLLAAAGSGVATLALPGSAGVPAPIAAQTLVIDYNDRDALEAVFAEHGQRIAAVIVEASAANMGVVAPLPGFNRFIADTAHAHGALMIIDEVLTGFRVHSAGFWGLQAEAGEEYLPDIFTFGKVVGGGMPLAALGGRADVMDMLAPVGPVYQAGTLSGNPLSVAAGLATLRLATPEVYATVDAAASRVASALTAALADAGVTHSVANAGSLFNPSFRATAPRDYTEAQAQDAFRYAPFFHAMREQGVALPPSVFEAWFLTAAHGEEELQRIEAALPVAAAAAAAAASL is encoded by the coding sequence ATGACCGACCGCAATGACGACCTTTTCTCCGCTGCTCGTGCGGTGATCCCCGGTGGGGTGAACTCGCCGGTGCGCGCATACGGTTCCGTCGGCGGTACGCCGCGATTCCTCGCCTCGGCGAGGGGTGCCACGGTGACGGATGCCGAGGGCACCGAGTACGTCGATCTCGTGGCATCCTGGGGGCCCGCGCTGCTCGGTCATGCCCACCCCGAGATCGTGGCGGCCGTGCAGGACGCGGCGGGCCGCGGATTGTCGTTCGGAGCGCCCACCGAAGGCGAGGTCGAGCTGGCGGCGCTGATCGCTGATCGAGTGCGGTTCGGCGAGGTGCGGCCGATCGACCGTGTGCGTCTCGTGTCGACCGGCACTGAGGCCACGATGACAGCCATCCGCCTTGCGCGCGGAGCGACCGGGCGTGACCTGCTGGTGAAGTTCGCAGGGCACTACCACGGTCATTCCGACGGGCTTCTCGCGGCAGCGGGATCGGGTGTCGCGACGCTCGCACTGCCCGGTTCGGCCGGCGTGCCCGCTCCGATCGCCGCGCAGACGCTGGTGATCGACTACAACGATCGCGATGCTCTCGAAGCGGTGTTCGCCGAGCACGGGCAGCGGATCGCCGCTGTGATCGTCGAGGCGTCGGCGGCGAACATGGGGGTCGTCGCGCCTCTGCCCGGCTTCAACCGCTTCATCGCGGATACCGCGCACGCGCATGGCGCGCTGATGATCATCGACGAGGTGCTCACGGGGTTCCGCGTGCACTCCGCAGGGTTCTGGGGCCTTCAGGCCGAGGCGGGCGAGGAGTATCTGCCCGACATCTTCACGTTCGGCAAAGTCGTCGGCGGGGGGATGCCGCTCGCTGCTCTCGGCGGACGGGCCGACGTCATGGACATGCTCGCGCCGGTCGGCCCGGTGTATCAGGCGGGCACCCTGTCGGGGAATCCGCTGTCGGTGGCCGCCGGTCTGGCAACCCTGCGTCTGGCGACCCCGGAGGTCTATGCGACGGTCGATGCAGCGGCGTCTCGAGTCGCCTCGGCGTTGACAGCGGCGCTGGCCGACGCAGGCGTGACGCATTCCGTGGCGAACGCCGGCAGCCTGTTCAACCCGTCTTTCCGGGCGACCGCCCCTCGGGACTACACCGAGGCGCAGGCTCAGGACGCCTTCCGCTACGCGCCGTTCTTCCACGCCATGCGCGAGCAGGGTGTGGCACTGCCGCCCAGTGTGTTCGAGGCGTGGTTCCTCACGGCAGCGCACGGCGAGGAGGAGTTGCAGCGCATCGAGGCGGCCCTGCCCGTCGCTGCTGCAGCTGCAGCCGCCGCCGCGAGCCTTTGA